The Muribaculum intestinale genome includes the window AAACCCGCAGGAATCAAGGACTTCGGAGTAGGCGACGACCGCAACCGATTCTTCTCTCGCGACAACAGCTTCTACTATATACCTCACCAGCTCTTCGCACCATCAATCAATCTCGGCTCGGGAGATGACGCATATGTCGAATTCCCGGCCAAGGCCTCGGGCAACGACTGCTTCACGGCATTTCCGTCGCAATACGACTGGTACGAGACTGTAAAACTCAACTACGGTGTCGACTACGGCGACCACACCAACCATTTCTACCCGATACCGCGCACATGGCACGACATGCACTCCATACTGCGCTACTGGTGCGACATGGGAGTTGACGGTTTCCGATGCGACATGGCCCACATGGTGCCCCTTGAATTCTGGCAGTGGGTAATACCCAACATACGCGAACGCTATCCCCATGTAGTGTTCATCGCCGAGATATACGACGTGGCGCTCTACCGCGACTTCATAAAATATGGCGGATTCAATTATCTCTACGACAAGGTAAACCTCTACGACACTCTCCGAGGCATACAATGCCACAACGTGTCGGCCGCACAGCTTACCCACTGCTGGCAGACCGTGGAAGGCATCGGTGGCAACATGCTCAATTTCCTCGAAAACCACGACGAACAGAGATTCGGCTCACAACAGTATGCCGGCGACCCTTCACTCGTGATACCATCGCTGGTCGTAAGCTCATTCATCTCTACCGGCCCTATGATGATATATGCCGGACAGGAAATCGGAGAGCAGGCGAAAGACGCCGAGGGTTTCAGCGGAAACGACGGCCGAACCACCATATTCGACTACTGGAGCATCCCCACCATACGCCGATGGATGAACTCGGGCAACTGGGACTCCGAACTCCTGACTTCGCAAGAGCAATGGCTACGCGACAAATACCGCACGGTACTTACCATCTGCAACCAGGAGAAAGCCATATCGCGCGGACGATTCTTCGACCTTATGTATGTCAACTATGAGAACCGTACGCTCAACCCCCACCGCCAGTACACATTCCTGCGTAGCTGCGACGACGAAACCCTGCTGATTGCCGTCAACTTCGACTCCAATCCCTGCAATCTGAAAATCAACATACCGCTACACGCCTTCGAGACTCTCGGAATACCACAGGGCGACTGCGTTGCCGTAGACCTCCTGTCCCACGACATGATGCGCAAACACCTGTCGCCCGACCTGCCGTTTGAGACTGAAATAGGTCCGTACGACGCAGTAGTATGGAAGATTAAGCACAAGAACGTGCTGCAACGTTACAAAAAGTAGGCGCTCTTGTGGCGATTATCCAGCAAAAAGCGATAACTTTGCACCATCAAATCTGGAATTTCTGAACTTAAATACAATTTCTTGTAATGTTACCCCCTTTTAAGATTTTTGCCGGCACCAAGTCGCAGTACATGGCCAAGGAGATATGCAAAGACCTTGGTGTTGAACTCGGTAAAATGAATATCCAGCATTTCGCCGACGGCGAGTTCGAGGTATCGTTTGAAGAATCAATCCGTGGCTGCGAGGTATATCTCGTGCAGTCCACATTCCCCAACAGCGACAACCTCATGGAGCTGCTTCTCATGATTGACGCAGCCAAACGCGCCTCGGCAGCCTCGATTATCGCCGTGATGCCCTACTTCGGCTGGGCCCGTCAGGACCGCAAGGACAAACCTCGTGTGTCAATCGCGTCAAAGCTGGTGGCCGACCTGCTTAGTGCAGCCGGTGTAAACCGCGTCATCTGTATGGACCTGCATGCCGACCAGATTCAGGGTTTCTTCAACGTACCGGTCGACCACCTGTACGCATCTTCGGTATTCATCCCCTATATCGAATCGCTACATCTGCCCGACATGGTTATCGCCACTCCCGACGTAGGCGGCGCAAAGCGTGCCAACAACTACGCCAAATATTTTAATGTGCCCCTGGTGCTCTGCCACAAGCAGCGCGCAAAAGCCAACGTAGTGGCTTCGATGACAGTAATCGGCGACGTAAAAGACAAAAATGTAATCCTCATCGACGACATGGTCGACACTGCCGGCACCATCACCAAGGCCGCCGACCTGATGATGAGCGAAGGCGCCAAGAGCGTACGCGCTCTCTGCTCCCACGCCATCATGAGCGACCCCGCAAGCCAGCGTGTGCAGGACTGCGGCATAACCGAGATGATGTTTACCAACTCAATACCCTACACAGGCAGCTGCACAAAGTGCACCATCCTGTCTGTAGCACATCTATTCGCCGACACAATACGCCGTGTCCACGAAAACCAGTCC containing:
- a CDS encoding ribose-phosphate pyrophosphokinase — encoded protein: MLPPFKIFAGTKSQYMAKEICKDLGVELGKMNIQHFADGEFEVSFEESIRGCEVYLVQSTFPNSDNLMELLLMIDAAKRASAASIIAVMPYFGWARQDRKDKPRVSIASKLVADLLSAAGVNRVICMDLHADQIQGFFNVPVDHLYASSVFIPYIESLHLPDMVIATPDVGGAKRANNYAKYFNVPLVLCHKQRAKANVVASMTVIGDVKDKNVILIDDMVDTAGTITKAADLMMSEGAKSVRALCSHAIMSDPASQRVQDCGITEMMFTNSIPYTGSCTKCTILSVAHLFADTIRRVHENQSISSQYLI
- a CDS encoding alpha-amylase family glycosyl hydrolase translates to MTSEKPIIYQLLPRLFANPCDHCVPNGTIQQNGSGKMNDITKKALKSIKGLGVTHIWYTGVIEHSNQTDYSRYGIHRDNPHVVKGRAGSPYAIKDYYDIDPDIAVNVNKRIEEFQALVDRTHDAGMKVIIDFVPNHVSRQYISDAKPAGIKDFGVGDDRNRFFSRDNSFYYIPHQLFAPSINLGSGDDAYVEFPAKASGNDCFTAFPSQYDWYETVKLNYGVDYGDHTNHFYPIPRTWHDMHSILRYWCDMGVDGFRCDMAHMVPLEFWQWVIPNIRERYPHVVFIAEIYDVALYRDFIKYGGFNYLYDKVNLYDTLRGIQCHNVSAAQLTHCWQTVEGIGGNMLNFLENHDEQRFGSQQYAGDPSLVIPSLVVSSFISTGPMMIYAGQEIGEQAKDAEGFSGNDGRTTIFDYWSIPTIRRWMNSGNWDSELLTSQEQWLRDKYRTVLTICNQEKAISRGRFFDLMYVNYENRTLNPHRQYTFLRSCDDETLLIAVNFDSNPCNLKINIPLHAFETLGIPQGDCVAVDLLSHDMMRKHLSPDLPFETEIGPYDAVVWKIKHKNVLQRYKK